From the genome of Bacteroidia bacterium:
TTCAAAAAATTATTTTTTATAATCTATTTAAGATTTGGAAAAAAAAGGTAGTTTCGCGGTCTATTTTTAAACTAATAATAAAAAAAATTTATGAAAAAAACATTACTTTCTTTTTTGAGTGCTGCTGCTTTCTGCCTGATGGCATTAAACGGTAACGCTACGGGTTGTATTCCGAACTATCCTGCAGGATGCGGGGTTGCAACTATTTCTATTCCATCTGGAGGGGCAACTAATGGTTGGTCTCCATGGCAATATATTTTTGGAGATCCAATTCCGAGTGGTTCGTATATCACAGGAATAGATTTAACATATACTGCTGTTGATCAAGGATGGGGAGGAACAGGCGCAAATAGTACTATGAATGTACAAGGTGTTAATATTGGTTATGGCACGCTTCTACATACTTCTCAAACTTTTAACCTCACTTACTCGGGGACTTTTCCAAATTATAGATACGGAATGAATGATACGTTAAGTATGTATTTCGTTGGATGGAGTGGTTGGCAAGCCAACTGGCAAGGTGGAACAATGACAATTCATTATAGTAACTTGCCTATTGTAACAAGCCAATGTGGTGTTTCTCTTACAGCACCAACTACCACAAATACTTGTGCTGCAACAATTACTGGTACTACAGCTACTGTTTTTCCGGATACTGCACAAGGCGCAAGTATAGTTAATTGGCAATTCGCGAGTGGCTTGGATACTATTATCGTTGGTCAAAAAGTTATTATTCATGACACGATTGCTCCTGTTCCTAATGCTGCATCGTTACCAAATGTTACAGCACAATGTACCATCGATTCAATAATACCACCAACAGCAACAGATAATTGTACTGGTACTATTACAGGAACGACAACTACTGTATTTCCGATTTCGGCTCATGACACTACCATTGTTATTTGGACGTTTAGAGATGGGCACGGAAACACTTCCACTCAAAGTCAAAATGTAATTATTAATGATATTACCCCTCCAAATCCTCCTGTAGGAGTTTTGCCTGGAACTGTGGTAGTTACTATTCCATCTGGAGGGGCAACTAATGGTTGGTCTCCATGGCAATATATTTTTGCAGATCCAATTCCGAGTGGTTCTTACATCACGGGAATAGACTTAACCTATACTGCCGTTGATCAAGGATGGGGAGGAACAGGCGCGAACAGCACTATAAATATCCAAGGGATTAATATGGGTTATGGTACACTTCTACATACTCCACAAACTTTTAATCTCAGTTACACTGGGGCTTTTCCAAACTATAGATACGGAATGAATGATACGTTAAGTATGTATTTCGTTGGATGGGGCGGTTGGCAAGCCAATTGGCAAGGTGGAGTGATGACAATTCATTACAGTAGTTTACCTGTTGTTACAAGCCAATGTACTGTTGCTTCCATAACAGCACCAACAACTACGGATAATTGTGCAGGTACTATTACTGGTACAACAACTACGGTATTCCCTATTTCAACGCAAGGTACAACCGTTGTTAATTGGAAATTTACAGATAATAATTCAAATTCGATCACAATACCTCAAACGGTTATTATCCATGATACAATTGCTCCAGTTCCTAACGTGGCATCTTTGTCAAATGTAACAAGTCAATGTACAATTGATTCGGTAACCGCACCAACAGCAATGGATAATTGTGCTGGAACGATAACAGGAACAACAACTACAGTATTTCCGATTTCAACACAAGGTACAACAGTAGTTACTTGGACGTTTAACGATGGTAATGGGAATACATTTACCCAAAGCCAAAATGTAATTGTCCGCGATACAATTGCTCCTGCATCAGATTCTACATCTTTGATAGATGTTGTAAGTTGTGTGCCAATTGACTCAATTGCTGCTCCATTTGGGACAGATAATTGCATGGGCTCTGTTAGAGGGACAACGACCACAACGTTTCCGATATCTACTGTTGGAACAACTGTAGTTACTTGGACGTTTAGTGACGGTAATGGAAACTCATCTACTCAAACTCAAAATGCAATTGTTGAGAATTGTACAGGTATAGCAACTTATACAGAATCAAATTCATTCAATGTTTTTCCTAATCCAACTTCTGGAATGTTTACTATTGTTGAAGGAAATACGAGTTTGATTGAGAACTCTACAATAACAATTAGTGATATTCTAGGAAAACAAATCTACAGTATTCAACCAGGTAAATTGCAAACATTAGTTGATTTGCGCGAATACACAAATGGAGTATATTTTGTTAGAATAAGTTCAAAAAACAGTGTAAAAACGATTAGATTGGTACTCATCAAATAATTGTAAAACACCATAATTTAAGGGCTGTCTTAATACAAGACAGCCCTTTTTTTGTTATTAATTATAAAACTGTTTGGATGTAGCTTCAAAAAATTATTTTTTTGATTTTCTTTATCTTCGTCAAAAAATAAATGATGTATAGAGAAGAACAGCAATATAAAATGAATAAAATATATTTTACCTTGCTGTTATTTTGCCTGATTAGTTTGCATTCCATTGCGCAAGATAGTACGAGACTAAAACAGAATTCACCTTTTGTTTTGGGAACAACTGTCGAAATCTACTCATCACAATTAGGTGAAAAACGCACGTTAAATATTTATTTCCCGGAAGGGTATAATCCGAAAGATACTGTCAAGTATCCGGTGATTTATTTATTGGATGGTTCCGCAGAGGAAGATTTCATCCACATCGCTGGAATTGTTCAGTTTTTAAATTTCCCTTGGGTAAATATATTGCCAAAATCCATTGTTGTGGGTATTGCCAATGTGGATAGACAAAGAGATTTTACATTTCCGACACATATAGAAAAAGACAAAAAAGCATTTCCGACAACTGGTGGTTCCGAAAGATTTATTGCTTTTATTGAAAAAGAATTGCAGCCATACATCGAGAAAAATTATAAAACGAATTCTTCCAAAACCATTATCGGAGAATCTTTAGGTGGACTTTTGGCAACAGAAATTTTATTTAAAAAGCCGAAACTTTTTACTAATTATATTATTGTAAGTCCGAGTTTGTGGTGGGATAATGAATCTTTGTTTTCTGCAGATTCGACGTTTCTGAAAACAAAATTGAATGTTCAAACTTCTGTGTATGTTGCTGTAGGCAAGGAGGGAGGACGAATGCAAAAAGATGCCAAAAAATTAGCTCACTTTTTAAGGAAGCAAAGAAATAAAAACGTACGTGTGAAATTTCACTATTTTATAAATGAAAATCATGCAACCATTATGCACCAAGCCGTTTACAAAGCGTTTGAATATTTGAAATAAAAAGAATCTTATTTATACAAGAGGAAAATTGTCGGGCGTTTTTGAATGTCCGGCAATTTTTTTTTCCACTCTAAAATACTTTGCGTAACAATCATTTCCGAAGGAAGTGTTACGTCACAAGCCACGCACAGCAAGGTATTCGAATCGCAAGTAGAAATAATATCTTCCAGCAAATGTTGATTGCGATAAGGCGTTTCAATAAAAATTTGTGTTTGTTGCTTTTGAAAAATATTTTTTTCGAGCTCTTTTATTTTCCGAATACGATCACTTTTTTCTTTCGGCAAATAACCGTTAAAAGCAAAATTTTGTCCGTTAAATCCGGATGCCATCAACGCCAATAAAATAGAAGATGGACCGGTAAGCGGAACTACTTTTATTTTTTTTTGATGCGCCAATTTCACAATTACAGCACCAGGATCAGCGATACATGGACAACCCGCTTCGGAAATAATTCCCATATTTTTTCCTTCTTCTATCGCATTCAAATAAGAAGAATAAATTTCCGGATTTGTTTGTGTATTGAGTGGATAAAGGACAATTTCGTTGAGCGATTTCTGAATACCCATTTTTTTTAAAAAATGCCGCGCGGATTTTTCATTTTCCACAATGTAATGATCAATTTCGTTGATTATTTTTCCGACAATTGCTGGAATACTTTCAGAGATTTCTGCTTCTGTCCCAAGCGTTGTGGGTATCAAATAAAGAGTGCCTTTTTTGTTCATCCGAAAATTTTATTTTAAAGAATGCAAAATAGTGTCGCAGGTTTTATCCAACAATTGAAAAACGGTTTCGAAGCCTTCTTCG
Proteins encoded in this window:
- a CDS encoding SAM-dependent methyltransferase gives rise to the protein MNKKGTLYLIPTTLGTEAEISESIPAIVGKIINEIDHYIVENEKSARHFLKKMGIQKSLNEIVLYPLNTQTNPEIYSSYLNAIEEGKNMGIISEAGCPCIADPGAVIVKLAHQKKIKVVPLTGPSSILLALMASGFNGQNFAFNGYLPKEKSDRIRKIKELEKNIFQKQQTQIFIETPYRNQHLLEDIISTCDSNTLLCVACDVTLPSEMIVTQSILEWKKKLPDIQKRPTIFLLYK
- a CDS encoding alpha/beta hydrolase-fold protein, which encodes MMYREEQQYKMNKIYFTLLLFCLISLHSIAQDSTRLKQNSPFVLGTTVEIYSSQLGEKRTLNIYFPEGYNPKDTVKYPVIYLLDGSAEEDFIHIAGIVQFLNFPWVNILPKSIVVGIANVDRQRDFTFPTHIEKDKKAFPTTGGSERFIAFIEKELQPYIEKNYKTNSSKTIIGESLGGLLATEILFKKPKLFTNYIIVSPSLWWDNESLFSADSTFLKTKLNVQTSVYVAVGKEGGRMQKDAKKLAHFLRKQRNKNVRVKFHYFINENHATIMHQAVYKAFEYLK
- a CDS encoding T9SS type A sorting domain-containing protein; protein product: MKKTLLSFLSAAAFCLMALNGNATGCIPNYPAGCGVATISIPSGGATNGWSPWQYIFGDPIPSGSYITGIDLTYTAVDQGWGGTGANSTMNVQGVNIGYGTLLHTSQTFNLTYSGTFPNYRYGMNDTLSMYFVGWSGWQANWQGGTMTIHYSNLPIVTSQCGVSLTAPTTTNTCAATITGTTATVFPDTAQGASIVNWQFASGLDTIIVGQKVIIHDTIAPVPNAASLPNVTAQCTIDSIIPPTATDNCTGTITGTTTTVFPISAHDTTIVIWTFRDGHGNTSTQSQNVIINDITPPNPPVGVLPGTVVVTIPSGGATNGWSPWQYIFADPIPSGSYITGIDLTYTAVDQGWGGTGANSTINIQGINMGYGTLLHTPQTFNLSYTGAFPNYRYGMNDTLSMYFVGWGGWQANWQGGVMTIHYSSLPVVTSQCTVASITAPTTTDNCAGTITGTTTTVFPISTQGTTVVNWKFTDNNSNSITIPQTVIIHDTIAPVPNVASLSNVTSQCTIDSVTAPTAMDNCAGTITGTTTTVFPISTQGTTVVTWTFNDGNGNTFTQSQNVIVRDTIAPASDSTSLIDVVSCVPIDSIAAPFGTDNCMGSVRGTTTTTFPISTVGTTVVTWTFSDGNGNSSTQTQNAIVENCTGIATYTESNSFNVFPNPTSGMFTIVEGNTSLIENSTITISDILGKQIYSIQPGKLQTLVDLREYTNGVYFVRISSKNSVKTIRLVLIK